The Thermoplasmata archaeon genome includes a region encoding these proteins:
- a CDS encoding 30S ribosomal protein S17, with protein sequence MADRKARNIGIEVPLPEKSCDDKHCPFHGTLPVRGQIIEGVVVSDKMQSTVVVKREYLWYLKKYERYEKRTSKYTAHAPPCLGVKTGDHVKIMECRPLSKTVSYVVISVEKRGEEK encoded by the coding sequence ATGGCTGACAGAAAGGCAAGAAATATTGGCATTGAGGTACCATTGCCAGAAAAAAGCTGTGACGACAAACACTGCCCCTTCCACGGCACTCTTCCTGTGAGAGGGCAGATTATAGAAGGAGTTGTGGTCTCTGATAAGATGCAATCAACTGTGGTTGTGAAGAGAGAGTATCTTTGGTATCTCAAAAAATATGAGAGATACGAGAAGAGAACAAGCAAATATACTGCTCACGCACCGCCCTGTCTGGGTGTGAAAACTGGAGACCATGTGAAAATAATGGAGTGCAGACCTCTCAGCAAGACGGTTTCGTACGTGGTGATAAGCGTAGAGAAAAGAGGTGAGGAGAAATGA
- a CDS encoding ribonuclease P protein subunit — protein sequence MKKWLKHEFIGHEIEIVSAPQKSLVGVRGVVVDETKNMLVIHVEGEDMKIPKKNLLFKILPTNYVIDGNRIKFRPEDRIKKIRR from the coding sequence GTGAAAAAGTGGTTGAAACATGAGTTTATAGGGCATGAGATAGAAATTGTCTCTGCACCACAAAAATCCCTGGTTGGTGTAAGGGGTGTTGTGGTCGACGAGACAAAGAACATGCTCGTGATTCATGTAGAAGGTGAAGACATGAAAATCCCGAAAAAAAATCTGCTGTTCAAAATCCTTCCAACAAACTATGTGATTGATGGGAATAGAATAAAGTTTCGACCAGAGGATAGAATCAAAAAAATAAGAAGGTGA
- the yciH gene encoding stress response translation initiation inhibitor YciH, protein MPGVCPVCGLPEDLCICEQIAKETQQVKVYTDKRRYGKTVTIVEGIDGADIDMHELARKLKTKCASGGTVKDGRIELQGDHKKKVQDSLEELGFKVEVK, encoded by the coding sequence ATGCCAGGTGTATGTCCAGTATGCGGGCTACCAGAAGATCTGTGCATATGCGAGCAGATAGCTAAAGAGACCCAACAAGTTAAGGTCTACACAGACAAGCGAAGATACGGGAAAACAGTGACAATAGTTGAGGGAATAGACGGTGCAGACATAGACATGCATGAACTTGCAAGAAAGCTGAAAACAAAATGCGCTTCTGGTGGTACTGTGAAAGATGGAAGAATAGAACTGCAGGGCGACCATAAGAAAAAGGTCCAGGATTCCCTTGAGGAGCTTGGATTTAAGGTGGAGGTAAAGTGA
- the rpmC gene encoding 50S ribosomal protein L29, with amino-acid sequence MPALKAKDFRGMSPEERKKKLVELEDDLMHERGVAAMGGAPANPGKLRAIRIQIARMLTVMNEEKKKTKGGE; translated from the coding sequence TTGCCAGCCCTAAAAGCAAAGGATTTTAGAGGAATGTCACCAGAAGAGAGAAAGAAAAAACTGGTGGAGCTTGAAGATGATTTAATGCATGAAAGAGGTGTAGCCGCAATGGGTGGTGCACCTGCTAACCCTGGAAAACTTCGTGCAATTCGAATCCAAATTGCACGAATGCTCACGGTCATGAACGAAGAAAAAAAGAAGACAAAAGGAGGAGAATAA